A single window of Synergistaceae bacterium DNA harbors:
- a CDS encoding P-II family nitrogen regulator, producing MKQIQAYIKSHKLGNVAMALQGIQGLRGMTVLNVRGFGKRGESERAYPVVDDLLDFAKHVKIEIFCNDNIADEIVAIIDHNARTGLRGDGKIYVSTVDMAFKVGGSKIS from the coding sequence ATGAAACAGATACAAGCATATATCAAGTCGCACAAATTGGGTAATGTAGCCATGGCTTTGCAGGGAATTCAAGGTTTGCGCGGCATGACTGTGCTGAATGTCCGTGGCTTCGGCAAGCGCGGTGAGTCAGAAAGGGCTTACCCGGTTGTGGACGATCTTCTCGATTTCGCTAAGCATGTGAAGATCGAGATCTTCTGTAACGACAATATTGCAGATGAAATTGTGGCGATTATAGACCACAATGCCCGCACTGGACTGCGAGGTGATGGCAAAATATATGTCTCTACAGTCGATATGGCATTCAAAGTTGGTGGCTCTAAAATAAGTTAA